In the genome of Raphanus sativus cultivar WK10039 chromosome 9, ASM80110v3, whole genome shotgun sequence, the window tgagagcaaggtattttctccactccatagacaccacaaccacactttacatgttccaaatcaaccgcacagtccattttgccacctttgacaaagaaacgccatccatcaattggttcgaccgtcatcgtatccgctatctctgatcgaacagcaagcaagtattcaacaccccggctatgtacagttgggagactcaaagcatcttgtctccttttccaataccattttcctaacttctgccttatgaactccagcaggaacggaatcggaaatcctcttgctcgcttcagtgcggaattaatagattcagcgatgttgcttgtttttatgttgaacctgttccccttacaataaacccttgaccatagcttggcgtcggccttctccaaatacgttgcaagttccgggtttgcactccgtatctcagccatgtaccggttaaaatcgtgaaccgtgtgcgcataagcagcccctttcaccaagtacatgagatgtttccctttaaactttttgacaatgttatcttgaaggtgataataacatattcctcgggttgcccaaggaaacaccttctcacacgcacttttaatggccgcgtgccggtcagagactatcaccagaggcttgtcatgagatatacaactagccaattttgtgaaaaaccattcccaagaaggttcatcttcagcatccacgatcccaaaagccaatgggaatatctgaaaattgccatcttgtgcggctgcaactaacataacacctccatactttccacttaggtgagttccatccaccacaatgacccttctctgatacttaaaacctttgatagaagctccaaaagagagaaatagatacttaaatcttttctcagaatcaagttctatagccgtgatagaatcaggatttgcaatggagatttgctcgagatatgaaggcagacgcgaatacccttcttctgctgatcctctcaccaatttctgtgcatataacagtgctctgtatgaagtggtgtaatcaagcgtcatgccaaacatgttcttcattgcatcagtgatatgctgtggagttatcccatcaatgatcccaacacgatcaatgaaaagactaccaacatactttggagtacagtgtctccgctgagcgattcggtctccaattgagcataaatgtttttccacatactttgttacccaaaacgtgtttgacccatgtttcacactcgctctgatcttccatccacaaccgctaacccgacatattgccacaaggagagtttttgttgatttgtatattctgaaagaaaacctacccctcactgctgtcaaccgcagctctgaaagcagtgcatccttgctaacaaaactctggttgacatagatgctggtacaatccgattttcctccttcaatagcatttgtcttagcatatgtcttttcaatttcttcaaaacaaatattatcatcatcttcctcgtcctcatctagaacctttccataaagactgtaatccccaccattctgatccgtttcaccaacaatagtgttatcagcatcctcctccccattttcctcctccccattttcctcctccccatcttgattttcatcttcaacagactcattatcaccaacatcttcaaaacattcatcagcctcatcattatcaccaacatcttcttcccattcaccagcttcatcattatcaccaacatcttcttcccattcaccagcttcatcattatcaccagcttcttctcttttctctgaaaccgtttccaccttgctgcggcttgatacacaaagacatactctatgcgttttgagtatctcgagcaagtttcgaacttgtctatcacttgtaacatgaatgggaggactgcttggagtcatcatcatttctgctggtaatgagtagctaatctccacagtcactgatctcatgtccaggttataatcttcttgagccattgcaacaagttcagcatgtgttgaatcttcattcaataaaaacaatcttgctcctttgagatcatcaaccacaaaatcccaacggaaatctctcaacaaccattctccatacactgcatgtaacttaaaaatcatctgcaaatattcaaaataaaacacattagtaaacatagagaaaatgaagaagttcaacaaacattatcgcagacgacttagatttaagtcgtccagaagacttaaaggtaagtcgtctaaagaggtcacttttgcaattgaaaattaaaagggacgacttaattctaagtcgtccggctttgtttgttaaaaaaaaaaattcagacgacttatatataagtcgtctacgaaaaacgggctagttttgcatttgaccgaatcgtgtcagatctttgactatttctggacgacttataaatcagtcgtctctggaaagtaaaaatttcaatattttattcaaactagacgacttacacgtaagtcgtcccaggttagttttgtaattgaaaaataaaacttgaaatttaactttctccagacgacttaactaaaagtcgtccagctagacgacttaatttaaggtcgtccgggataagcaaggtttggacgacttaattgggaaaa includes:
- the LOC108827955 gene encoding uncharacterized protein LOC108827955 isoform X1, whose translation is MIFKLHAVYGEWLLRDFRWDFVVDDLKGARLFLLNEDSTHAELVAMAQEDYNLDMRSVTVEISYSLPAEMMMTPSSPPIHVTSDRQVRNLLEILKTHRVCLCVSSRSKVETVSEKREEAGDNDEAGEWEEDVGDNDEAGEWEEDVGDNDEADECFEDVGDNESVEDENQDGEEENGEEENGEEDADNTIVGETDQNGGDYSLYGKVLDEDEEDDDNICFEEIEKTYAKTNAIEGGKSDCTSIYVNQSFVSKDALLSELRLTAVRGRFSFRIYKSTKTLLVAICRVSGCGWKIRASVKHGSNTFWVTKYVEKHLCSIGDRIAQRRHCTPKYVGSLFIDRVGIIDGITPQHITDAMKNMFGMTLDYTTSYRALLYAQKLVRGSAEEGYSRLPSYLEQISIANPDSITAIELDSEKRFKYLFLSFGASIKGFKYQRRVIVVDGTHLSGKYGGVMLVAAAQDGNFQIFPLAFGIVDAEDEPSWEWFFTKLASCISHDKPLVIVSDRHAAIKSACEKVFPWATRGICYYHLQDNIVKKFKGKHLMYLVKGAAYAHTVHDFNRYMAEIRSANPELATYLEKADAKLWSRVYCKGNRFNIKTSNIAESINSALKRARGFPIPFLLEFIRQKLGKWYWKRRQDALSLPTVHSRGVEYLLAVRSEIADTMTVEPIDGWRFFVKGGKMDCAVDLEHVKCGCGVYGVEKIPCSHAIAAGTHAGVHIDTLVCPLYSKNHLYAGYSENIYPIVSQHIEERECFPPNVKRGPGRQKKSRWQSWLELSRMRGHKPRKKHRARRCSNCKETGHTKPQCTQPVD